Sequence from the Corallococcus sp. EGB genome:
TCAAGGGACCGGGCAATCACTCCGGGAGGGCTGCGTAATTCGCCCTGAGACCCCATCCCTATGACCTCCCTTGTTCAACCGGCCCGCGTCTTCATGGACCCCATTGGGGGCACGCGCGCAGCCGTCGAGGCCCGGCGCTGGCTGTGGCCCCTCCTCATCCTCGCCGTCTGCGTCGCCATCTCCGGCACCGTCTACGCACTGCGCTGGGACGCCGCCGCCTCCGTGGTGAGCGCCCTGCCCACCGACTCCACCGCGTCCACCGTGTCCGAGTCAGACATCGCCGAGCAGATCCAGACGGCGTCGCGCAAGGCGCTGGTGGGCGGCATCGCGAAGGGGCTCATCGTGATGCCCCTGATGGTGCTGCTGCTCGCGTGCATCCTCTGGATTGCCGCGTGGCTCTTCAACAAGCCCGCGTCGTTCGGGCAGTTGATGGCGGCCGCCGCGGTGGCGCTCCTGCCCATCGCGCTCTACCACCTCATCTACGCGGTGTGCGCGGGCTATCAGCACTCGCTCACGGACTTGCGCGCGGAGCGGCTCGTGCCCTCCAGCCTGGCCCTGCTGGACGGCCTGTCGCCGAAGATGCAGCGCGTCCTCAAGGGCGTGGACTTCTTC
This genomic interval carries:
- a CDS encoding YIP1 family protein; this encodes MTSLVQPARVFMDPIGGTRAAVEARRWLWPLLILAVCVAISGTVYALRWDAAASVVSALPTDSTASTVSESDIAEQIQTASRKALVGGIAKGLIVMPLMVLLLACILWIAAWLFNKPASFGQLMAAAAVALLPIALYHLIYAVCAGYQHSLTDLRAERLVPSSLALLDGLSPKMQRVLKGVDFFNLWSVGLLGVGFSTATGMRLGRAMALIGVMYLMYAGVFFIGLPAGGAQ